The following proteins are encoded in a genomic region of Streptomyces gobiensis:
- a CDS encoding LutC/YkgG family protein: MNAREEVLARLRSALGDGPAEVAVPRAYRRDSSHDPDQLAELFADRLADYRAGVHRTSVDRLAETVAALLSAGGPLAVPPDVPQPWLGAYDGRVLVDGTPAPLGTETLDGVASVLTGCATAIAETGTIVLDGGPAQGRRLLTLIPDHHICVVPVTDIVGTVPEGLERLVPTRPLTFISGPSATSDIELRRVEGVHGPRRLDVVLVR, translated from the coding sequence GTGAACGCTCGGGAGGAGGTCCTTGCCCGGCTGCGTTCGGCCCTCGGTGACGGCCCGGCGGAGGTGGCCGTACCGCGGGCGTACCGACGCGACAGCAGCCATGACCCCGACCAGCTTGCGGAACTGTTCGCCGACCGGCTGGCCGACTACCGGGCCGGGGTGCACCGGACCAGCGTTGACCGGCTCGCCGAGACCGTGGCCGCCCTGCTCTCGGCGGGCGGTCCACTGGCCGTTCCGCCGGATGTGCCCCAGCCGTGGCTCGGGGCGTACGACGGCCGGGTCCTGGTGGATGGCACCCCCGCACCACTGGGAACCGAAACGCTGGACGGCGTCGCGAGCGTCCTGACCGGATGCGCGACCGCGATCGCCGAGACCGGGACCATCGTGCTCGACGGTGGGCCGGCTCAGGGCCGACGTCTCCTCACGCTCATCCCGGATCACCATATCTGCGTCGTGCCTGTCACCGATATCGTCGGCACGGTGCCCGAGGGACTTGAACGCCTGGTGCCGACCCGGCCGTTGACCTTTATTTCCGGGCCCTCGGCCACGAGTGATATCGAGCTGCGCCGGGTGGAGGGCGTCCATGGGCCGCGTCGGCTCGATGTTGTCCTCGTGCGCTGA
- a CDS encoding SpoIIE family protein phosphatase — MDALGQRGQQRPRGGAASGELSRILAKGLVKAVRAAGGYGGGVFIRSRDGRSLVLASLAGVPRSLLRSWWRIPVSGGFPAATAYRTARSVYLTDAGERMRRFPQFATILPYPFAYLCSPIRAGNETVGVVFILRVASKGADLTVTERRRLRGVVNRLGAALAAYAAQGRSLEHQGDPVAVRLPTDAGTPVRIGLFDWELTTGLIAADDETCAIFGIDPAACDGTVAQLTARVVADDVHELQACARDAADNGRVLGRRFRVLDGEGRPRPVELWGRLPEGQATGARRHLVGAVVDLEQGVTAAEASERLPDGVFSLDQDGRLTYANHRLEMLLGIERENVLGRHPWEFLPWLSDPAYEDRYRAAMLSQEPTSFVVRGPAERWLAFFLYPDVHGLTGTVVPTQPPEEEEPTALRTPAQPPPALARPGALYHVVHMASVLTKAVTVREVCDVVADQLLPAFGGHQLAIYMVRERRMFLARQLGYPEGFLNQFEGVPLDAPLPGVQALTHGAPMFFDSPQQLSAAYPGIPLDHMGSWAFLPLIASGRQVGSCILGFAASRTFSAGDRAALTALGGLVAQALERARLYDAEFTLARGLQHGLLPHRLPDIDGVVTVGRYLPGTQGMEIGGDWYDVIATGRGVALAIGDVEGHNVAAAAIMGQLRSAVSALATSGLPPDEVVARTNHLLAELDPGLFATCCYVEISPATGHAQAVRAGHPPPLLRHPDGHTEALDLAGGTLLGVDPEAEYPVTRLNLPPGSVLALYTDGLVEQPGRDIDHGIDVIRSRLAHSAATSLQEMADRLVQEARRTPDRPDDVALLLMAYTPRGDGP; from the coding sequence ATGGACGCGCTCGGGCAGCGGGGGCAGCAGCGCCCCAGGGGCGGGGCCGCTTCCGGAGAGCTGTCGCGGATCCTCGCCAAAGGCCTGGTCAAGGCGGTAAGAGCCGCTGGCGGCTATGGCGGGGGCGTCTTCATACGCTCGCGAGACGGCCGCTCGCTCGTACTGGCCTCGCTGGCGGGTGTGCCCCGTTCGCTGCTGCGGTCCTGGTGGCGTATCCCGGTCTCGGGCGGGTTCCCGGCCGCCACGGCGTATCGCACGGCGCGCAGTGTCTATCTGACCGACGCGGGGGAAAGGATGCGCCGCTTCCCCCAGTTCGCCACCATCCTGCCCTATCCGTTCGCTTACCTGTGCTCCCCGATCCGCGCCGGGAATGAGACGGTCGGAGTGGTCTTCATCCTGCGGGTTGCCTCCAAGGGAGCGGACTTGACGGTCACCGAGCGCCGTCGGCTGCGTGGCGTCGTCAACCGGCTCGGCGCCGCCCTGGCCGCGTATGCCGCCCAAGGGCGTTCCCTCGAACACCAAGGCGACCCGGTGGCCGTCCGGTTGCCGACCGATGCCGGGACCCCCGTCCGTATCGGCCTGTTCGACTGGGAGCTGACAACAGGGCTGATCGCCGCCGATGATGAGACATGCGCGATCTTCGGGATCGATCCCGCGGCATGCGACGGCACGGTGGCCCAGCTGACCGCCCGGGTGGTCGCCGACGATGTGCATGAGCTTCAGGCCTGTGCCCGTGACGCCGCGGACAACGGGCGGGTGCTCGGCCGCCGGTTCCGGGTGCTCGATGGCGAGGGCAGACCTCGCCCGGTGGAGTTGTGGGGTCGCTTGCCGGAAGGCCAGGCGACCGGGGCCCGGCGTCATCTGGTGGGGGCGGTCGTAGATCTTGAGCAGGGTGTCACGGCCGCTGAGGCTTCCGAGCGTCTGCCGGACGGCGTCTTCTCCCTCGACCAGGACGGCAGGCTCACCTACGCCAATCACCGTCTGGAGATGCTGCTGGGCATCGAACGGGAGAACGTCCTGGGCCGCCACCCGTGGGAATTCCTGCCCTGGCTCTCCGACCCCGCCTACGAGGACCGTTACCGAGCCGCGATGCTCTCCCAGGAACCGACCTCCTTTGTGGTCCGGGGCCCGGCCGAGCGCTGGCTGGCCTTCTTTCTCTACCCGGATGTGCACGGCCTGACCGGTACCGTCGTGCCCACCCAGCCGCCCGAGGAGGAAGAGCCGACCGCGCTGAGAACGCCCGCCCAGCCACCGCCGGCACTCGCCCGGCCCGGCGCTCTCTACCATGTGGTCCATATGGCCAGCGTGCTGACCAAGGCGGTCACGGTCCGTGAGGTATGCGATGTCGTGGCCGACCAGCTCCTGCCCGCGTTCGGCGGCCACCAACTGGCCATCTATATGGTCCGGGAACGGCGTATGTTCCTGGCCCGGCAGCTGGGCTACCCCGAGGGCTTCCTCAACCAGTTCGAGGGCGTACCGCTGGACGCGCCACTGCCCGGAGTGCAGGCGCTCACCCATGGCGCCCCGATGTTCTTCGACTCCCCGCAGCAGCTGTCTGCCGCCTACCCGGGCATTCCGCTGGACCACATGGGCTCGTGGGCGTTCTTGCCGCTGATCGCGTCCGGCCGCCAGGTCGGCTCCTGCATTCTCGGCTTCGCAGCCTCGCGCACCTTCTCCGCCGGAGACCGAGCGGCGCTGACCGCCCTGGGCGGCCTCGTCGCCCAGGCACTGGAACGCGCCCGGCTCTACGACGCCGAGTTCACCCTTGCCCGCGGGCTGCAGCACGGTCTCCTCCCGCACCGGCTGCCGGACATCGACGGGGTGGTGACCGTCGGCCGCTATCTCCCCGGCACCCAGGGCATGGAGATCGGCGGAGACTGGTATGACGTGATCGCGACCGGCCGGGGCGTCGCGCTGGCCATCGGCGACGTTGAGGGGCACAACGTCGCGGCGGCCGCCATCATGGGCCAACTGCGCAGCGCGGTCTCGGCCCTGGCCACCAGCGGCCTGCCCCCGGACGAGGTGGTGGCCCGCACCAACCACCTCCTCGCCGAGCTCGACCCGGGGCTCTTCGCCACCTGCTGCTATGTCGAGATCTCCCCGGCCACCGGCCACGCGCAGGCCGTACGGGCCGGCCACCCGCCGCCGCTGCTGCGCCACCCGGACGGGCACACCGAGGCCCTGGACCTGGCCGGCGGAACCCTGCTGGGCGTCGACCCTGAGGCCGAATATCCCGTGACACGGCTGAACCTGCCGCCGGGCTCGGTCCTGGCCCTCTACACCGACGGCCTGGTGGAGCAGCCCGGCCGCGACATCGACCACGGTATCGACGTCATACGCTCCCGCCTCGCCCACAGCGCGGCGACCTCGCTGCAGGAGATGGCCGACCGGCTCGTCCAGGAGGCCCGGCGCACCCCGGACCGCCCCGATGACGTAGCCCTGCTGCTGATGGCGTACACACCACGCGGCGATGGCCCATGA